The Clarias gariepinus isolate MV-2021 ecotype Netherlands chromosome 4, CGAR_prim_01v2, whole genome shotgun sequence genome window below encodes:
- the fpr1 gene encoding chemerin-like receptor 1, which translates to MSTYDNVSMGNGSEEDYYEEDYAYEHSELRQSLNIMSLIVYCLAFVLGVVGNGIVIWVSGFKMKKTVNTVWFLNLAVADFLFTAFLPLSVAYTAMGFHWPFGRFMCKFNSTLGFLNMFASVYILVVISVDRCISVVHPIWAQNHRSVRCASGLSLGVWLFALLLSSPYFVFRDTAPDYYNKNVINCFNNFAFSDDYETKEVVELRFLRHRAMIITRFLLGFVVPFSVIVSCYAIIIHRLKRNRSMSGRTGRPFKIIAAVITAFFLCWAPYHILVLIEMAHHMSPVNSLILERITTIGIPIATSLAFLNSCLNPLLYVFIGQDFKDKVRKSILKVLETAFTEEVSRTNTCTNSMLNNRFKDQGNKSFSDVEL; encoded by the coding sequence ATGTCTACCTATGACAACGTCTCTATGGGTAATGGGTCGGAGGAAGACTACTATGAAGAAGATTATGCTTATGAACATTCAGAACTTAGGCAGTCACTCAACATCATGTCACTCATAGTTTACTGTTTAGCCTTTGTGCTTGGAGTGGTTGGAAATGGCATCGTGATCTGGGTGTCTGGATTCAAGATGAAGAAGACGGTAAATACAGTTTGGTTTCTCAACCTGGCAGTAGCAGACTTCCTTTTCACTGCCTTCTTGCCTCTCAGTGTGGCGTACACAGCCATGGGCTTCCACTGGCCATTTGGACGCTTCATGTGCAAGTTCAACAGTACACTCGGTTTCCTCAACATGTTTGCCAGTGTGTACATCCTGGTGGTAATTAGTGTGGACCGTTGCATATCAGTTGTGCATCCAATATGGGCGCAGAACCATCGAAGTGTCAGGTGTGCATCTGGACTAAGCCTTGGTGTCTGGCTATTTGCCTTACTCTTGAGCTCCCCCTACTTTGTCTTTAGGGACACTGCTCCAGActactataataaaaatgttatcaaCTGCTTTAACAACTTTGCCTTTTCTGATGATTATGAAACCAAAGAGGTAGTGGAGCTCCGATTCCTGCGACACCGTGCTATGATCATAACTCGTTTTCTCCTGGGGTTTGTAGTGCCTTTCTCAGTCATTGTCTCCTGTTATGCAATCATCATTCATCGCCTCAAAAGAAACCGTTCAATGTCTGGTCGCACAGGACGCCCTTTTAAGATCATCGCTGCTGTGATAACAGCTTTTTTCCTATGCTGGGCTCCATACCACATCTTAGTGCTGATCGAAATGGCTCACCACATGTCCCCTGTGAATAGCCTTATCCTGGAGCGTATAACTACAATTGGCATTCCCATAGCCACTAGTTTGGCTTTTCTCAACAGCTGCCTGAACCCATTATTATATGTGTTCATTGGTCAGGATTTCAAAGATAAGGTGCGAAAGTCTATCTTGAAAGTGCTGGAAACAGCATTCACAGAGGAGGTATCACGCACTAACACTTGCACAAACTCCATGCTTAATAACCGCTTTAAAGACCAAGGAAATAAGTCCTTTTCTGATGTAGagctataa